The DNA region TCACCGCCCTCCTCCCCCAGCTCCCGCTGACACCGGTGGACCAGGTCCAGCACCGGCTGCGCGCCGAGCTGGCCGACGAGCTGGACCGGCTGGCGACCAGCATCGACCGGGAGATCGTCGACGACGAGGACTGGGCCGCGCTGCGGTCCGCGCTGGCGCGCCGCGCCCGCGAGGCGGAGGACCTGATCGTGCACGCCCGCGAGGCGCGTCGGGCGAACTGGCAGGCGTCGCGTTGGTCCGCGGCGGCCGACCGGAGCGACGATCGCGCCCGCGCCCTGCAGCGACTCTCCGGCTGCGTGGACGAGGTGATCGCGCTGATCTCCGACCAGCGCACCGACATCCGCCGCGACGACCCCGACAGCGCGGAGCTGCGCGGGAGCGTGGCCGCCGCGCTGCGGGCGGTGGCCACCCTGATCCGGGAGAACGGCGAGGAGGAGGTCTCCTCACCGGAGACGATCGACCGCGCCCGCGACGCCGTGGAGGGACTGCGGGCCCAGGTGGTCCGGACCCAGCAGCGCAGCAGCCTGCCGCACCTCGCCGCCGCGGCGATCGCGCTCGACCTCGACGGGGCCGTCGAGGCCTGGTCCTGAGCGCCGACCGCGACGGCTCCGCGGAGCTCCGCCTGGCTCCACGCTCAGCCGAGCAGGGTCAGCGGCACCTCGAGCCGCTCCTGCAGCTCGGCCAGCGTCACGCCGTACGTCGCCCGCACGCCGACCGCGCCGGTGTCGCCACCCCCGCGCGGACCGACCTCGAAGACGCCGTGGTCGGTGTAGACCCGGGCGACGCAGCCGACCCCGGTCAGCGGATAGCTGCAGGTCGGCACCAGCTTGGACGAGCCGTCCTTGCCGAACAGCGTCATCATCACGTAGACGTCCTTGGCCCCGATCGCGAGATCCATCGCCCCTCCGACGGCCGGGATGGCGTCGGGCTTGCCGGTGGTCCAGTTGGCGAGGTCTCCGTTGCCGGCGACCTGGTAGGCGCCGAGCACGCAGACGTCGAGGTGGCCGCCGCGCATCATCGCGAACGAGTCGGCGTGGTGGAAGTAGGAGGCCCCCGGCAGCTCGGTGACCGGGACCTTGCCGGCGTTGGTCAGGTCGGGGTCGATCTCGTCGTCGCCGGCCGCTGGCCCCATCGCCAGCATCCCGTTCTCGGTGTGCAGCACGGTGCCGGAGTCGGCCGGCAGGTGGTCGGCGATCCGGGTGGGCTGTCCGATGCCGAGGTTGACGAAGGAGCCGGGTGCGATGTCGTGCGCGATCAGCGCGGCCAGTTCGTCGGTGCTGAGCGGGGCGCGGTCCGGGTGCTCGCCGGACACCGGCGGCCGGACGGAGCCGCCCGAGCCGGTCGGGGCGGGTTTGTCGGTGCTCATCAGCGGGCTCCCTCGACGGTGTAGTGGCGCGCCTCCACGGCGACCACGCGGTCGACGTAGATCGCCGGGGTGACGACGGCCTCGGGGTCCAGCGTGCCGGTCTCGACGACCTCGGAGACCTGGACGATGGTGGTGGTCGCGGCGGTCGCCATCACCGGCCCGAAGTTGCGCGCGGTCTTGCGGTAGACCAGGTTGCCGAAGCGGTCGGCGCGGTGCGCGGAGATCAGCGCGTAGTCGCCCTTGATCGGATACTCCAGCAGGTAGTCGCGACCGTCGATGGTGCGCACCTCCTTGCCCTCGGCGAGGGGGGTGCCCACCGCGGTCGGCGAGTAGAACGCGCCGATCCCCGCGCCGGCCGCGCGCATCCGCTCGGCGAGGTTGCCCTGCGGCACCACCTCGAGCTCGATCCGGCCGGACCGGTAGAGCTCGTCGAAGACGTAGGAGTCCACCTGGCGGGGGAAGGAGCAGATCACCTTCCGCACCCGGCCCGCCTTGAGCAGCGCGGCCAGGCCCACCTCGGCGTTGCCGGCGTTGTTGGCCACCACGGTGAGGTCACCGGCGCCCTGGCGGATCAGCGCGTC from Nocardioides sambongensis includes:
- a CDS encoding aromatic acid exporter family protein, producing the protein MNDASTRRLRRIAWSRPRWFLAVKTGAAATLAWLVAQPLGDLGAHYSYYAPLGALAAMTTSVVSSARTAAQAVLAIGIGAALALLIRVSPAPGPLGLGVAITVGVLVAGWPRLGAMGSWVPFAALFVLIAGAGDPFGYTAAYAGLTALGGLVGVAVTALLPQLPLTPVDQVQHRLRAELADELDRLATSIDREIVDDEDWAALRSALARRAREAEDLIVHAREARRANWQASRWSAAADRSDDRARALQRLSGCVDEVIALISDQRTDIRRDDPDSAELRGSVAAALRAVATLIRENGEEEVSSPETIDRARDAVEGLRAQVVRTQQRSSLPHLAAAAIALDLDGAVEAWS
- a CDS encoding CoA-transferase, whose amino-acid sequence is MSTDKPAPTGSGGSVRPPVSGEHPDRAPLSTDELAALIAHDIAPGSFVNLGIGQPTRIADHLPADSGTVLHTENGMLAMGPAAGDDEIDPDLTNAGKVPVTELPGASYFHHADSFAMMRGGHLDVCVLGAYQVAGNGDLANWTTGKPDAIPAVGGAMDLAIGAKDVYVMMTLFGKDGSSKLVPTCSYPLTGVGCVARVYTDHGVFEVGPRGGGDTGAVGVRATYGVTLAELQERLEVPLTLLG
- a CDS encoding 3-oxoacid CoA-transferase subunit A, whose product is MSRTEIVETTDAAVAGIEDGSTVLVGGFGLAGMPFDLIDALIRQGAGDLTVVANNAGNAEVGLAALLKAGRVRKVICSFPRQVDSYVFDELYRSGRIELEVVPQGNLAERMRAAGAGIGAFYSPTAVGTPLAEGKEVRTIDGRDYLLEYPIKGDYALISAHRADRFGNLVYRKTARNFGPVMATAATTTIVQVSEVVETGTLDPEAVVTPAIYVDRVVAVEARHYTVEGAR